The Apium graveolens cultivar Ventura chromosome 6, ASM990537v1, whole genome shotgun sequence genome contains a region encoding:
- the LOC141664773 gene encoding uncharacterized protein LOC141664773, producing MNFLSWNCRGLGNSRAVRVLRDLVKTRKPDFIFLSETLVSSVKISELCLSLGFVHNFVVDCVGRGGGLAVMWKNTVVCNIGSSSLNHIDVEILRDTVPHWRLTCFYGMPERDRRRESWDLIIHLSSISSLPWCIAGDFNDMLFPSDKEGKHDHPQFLMHGFREAIVDSELVEIDLSGGRFTWEKGKGTTNWVRERLDRAFASDTWWQLHPLCKLSVHHIVYSDHDPIQLELCNSNLSKKEFRFKFENTWLRKSSFRDEVNQYWDSLPLLQLMPKLISMSSYMAKWGRNFFHKFRDKLCKQREIVNALAQKTDEESIKNYFLEKDKLHELLLHEESYWKQRAKTFWLAEGDVNSKFSVVMLRLGEK from the coding sequence ATGAATTTCTTAAGCTGGAACTGCCGAGGATTGGGGAATTCTCGGGCAGTTCGTGTCCTAAGGGACCTTGTTAAAACCCGAAAGCCTGATTTTATCTTTCTCTCAGAAACTCTCGTTAGTAGTGTAAAAATCTCTGAACTTTGTTTGAGTCTTGGTTTTGTACATAATTTTGTTGTTGATTGTGTAGGTAGAGGAGGTGGTCTTGCAGTGATGTGGAAAAATACAGTGGTCTGTAACATTGGTAGTTCTTCTCTTAACCACATTGACGTGGAAATCCTTCGTGATACAGTTCCTCACTGGCGCCTGACGTGTTTTTATGGTATGCCAGAAAGAGATCGCAGACGAGAATCATGGGACTTAATCATACATCTTTCTTCTATCTCATCTCTTCCATGGTGCATTGCTGGAGACTTCAATGACATGCTTTTTCCGAGTGATAAAGAAGGTAAACATGATCATCCTCAGTTTCTTATGCATGGTTTCAGGGAAGCAATTGTTGATAGTGAACTCGTGGAGATTGATCTCAGTGGTGGTCGTTTTACTTGGGAAAAAGGAAAGGGTACAACTAACTGGGTTCGGGAGCGGCTAGATAGAGCCTTTGCTTCTGACACATGGTGGCAGCTGCATCCTCTCTGTAAGTTGTCAGTCCATCACATAGTGTACTCAGATCACGACCCCATACAATTGGAATTGTGTAATAGCAATCTGTCAAAGAAGGAGTTTCGTTTTAAATTCGAAAATACTTGGCTTCGTAAATCTTCTTTTCGTGATGAGGTTAACCAGTACTGGGATAGCTTACCTCTTCTTCAACTGATGCCAAAACTGATATCAATGTCGTCTTATATGGCCAAATGGGGTCGTAACTTCTTTCATAAGTTTCGAGATAAATTATGTAAGCAGAGAGAGATTGTTAATGCTCTAGCTCAGAAGACAGATGAAGAAAGCATCAAGAATTATTTTTTAGAGAAGGACAAACTCCACGAACTTCTTCTTCATGAGGAGAGTTATTGGAAGCAGCGTGCTAAAACATTCTGGTTGGCCGAAGGAGATGTTAACTCCAAGTTTTCCGTGGTTATGCTTCGGCTAGGAGAAAAATGA
- the LOC141667289 gene encoding SPX domain-containing membrane protein At4g22990-like, whose protein sequence is MVAFGKKLKERQIQEWQRYYINYKLMKKKVKHYSRQIEIGALDRRHVLKDFSRMLDNQIETTVLFLLEQQGLLANRIAVLGKQQEVISNISELREAYRDVGRDLLKLLSFVEINAIGLRKILKKFDKRFGYKFTNYYVKTRANHPYSQLQQVFKHVGLGAVVGAISRNLSDLQERQGSYLSIYDQPTLPLQDPVVDSIKAAADRLNYSTNFLEFLGQHALIMQQEELPTPSEDQVDDDRYHFMSLLLNLANTFLYMVNTYIIVPTADDYSMSLGAAPTVCGIVIGAMAVAQVFSSVYFSAWSNKSYFRPLVFSSIVLFVGNVMYALAYDFNSIAVLILGRLCCGFGSARAVNRRYISDCVPLKIRMQASAGFVSASALGMACGPALAGLLQIDFRFYKLTINKNTLPGWVMSVAWLVYLVWLWISFREPAFPTEENNTAEVNAGPTDSEEVEKGLAQPLLLSSAENQQDGDDEDEECDASEEAPEESRRPANSLRSAYRLLTPSVKVQLLIYFMLKYVMEILLSESSVITTYYFSWSTSKVAIFLACLGLTVLPVNIVVGSYISNMFEDRQILMASEIMVFLGIILSFHIFVPYSVPQYVISGLIMFVSAEVLEGVNLSLLSRVMSSRLARGTYNGGLLSTEAGTIARVIADATITLAGYLGESRLLNITLLPSLVICITSIFATCYTYNSLY, encoded by the exons ATGGTTGCTTTTGGGAAAAAGTTGAAGGAAAGACAAATACAAGAATGGCAAAG GTACTACATCAACTACAAATTAATGAAGAAGAAAGTCAAACATTATTCCCGCCAAATTGAAATTGGAGCACTTGATCGTCGCCATGTGCTCAAGGATTTCTCAAGAATGCTGGATAACCAG ATTGAAACGACTGTACTTTTTCTATTGGAACAACAAGGGCTACTTGCAAATAGGATTGCTGTACTTGGAAAGCAGCAGGAAGTTATATCCAATATTTCAGAACTGCGAGAAGCATATAGGGATGTGGGGAGGGATCTCCTAAAGCTTCTTTCTTTTGTTGAGATAAATGCCATTGGCTTGCGTAAGATCCTCAAAAAGTTTGACAAACGGTTCGGCTACAAATTTACCAATTACTATGTCAAAACTCGTGCCAATCATCCTTATTCGCAACTTCAGCAAGTGTTTAAGCATGTG GGATTAGGAGCAGTCGTAGGAGCCATTTCTCGCAATCTTTCAGATCTGCAGGAACGTCAAGGGAGCTACTTATCTATATATGATCAGCCTACCCTTCCCCTTCAG GATCCTGTAGTTGACTCAATAAAAGCAGCAGCAGACCGTTTAAACTACTCAACCAACTTTTTAGAATTCTTGGGTCAGCATGCTCTTATTATGCAACAGGAGGAGTTACCTACTCCTTCTGAGGATCAAGTTGACGATGATAGATATCATTTTATGTCTCTTTTACTGAATCTGGCCAACACATTTCTCTATATGGTCAATACTTATATAATCGTTCCGACAGCAGATGACTACTCAATGAGCTTGGGTGCTGCACCTACAGTCTGTGGTATTGTAATTGGTGCAATGGCTGTTGCACAAGTCTTCTCTTCAGTTTATTTCAGTGCCTGGTCTAACAAATCTTACTTTAGACCCCTTGTGTTCAGCAGCATTGTTCTTTTTGTGGGAAATGTCATGTATGCTCTTGCTTATGATTTCAACTCAATAGCAGTTCTTATTCTTGGTCGTTTATGTTGTGG GTTTGGCTCTGCAAGAGCAGTGAATCGTCGGTATATTAGTGACTGTGTACCACTCAAAATCCGAATGCAGGCTTCGGCAGGATTTGTTAGTGCGAGTGCTCTTGGAATGGCATGTGGCCCTGCACTTGCTGGTTTACTTCAAATTGATTTCAGATTTTACAAGCTCACCATCAATAAAAACACACTGCCTGGATGGGTTATGTCCGTGGCATGGTTGGTTTATTTGGTGTGGCTGTGGATTTCATTTAGAGAACCTGCTTTCCCGACTGAGGAGAATAATACTGCAGAAGTTAATGCTG GTCCAACAGATAGTGAAGAGGTCGAAAAGGGTCTTGCTCAGCCATTGCTCTTGAGTTCAGCGGAAAATCAACAAGATGGTGATGATGAAGACGAAGAATGTGATGCAAGTGAAGAAGCTCCTGAGGAATCTCGTAGGCCAGCCAATTCTTTGAGATCAGCATATAGATTACTTACTCCTTCGGTAAAG GTTCAATTGTTGATATACTTCATGCTTAAGTATGTGATGGAGATTTTACTCTCCGAGTCCAGTGTTATCACCACATACTACTTCAGTTGGTCTACTAGCAAAGTTGCAATATTTCTTGCATGCCTTGGATTAACAGTTCTTCCGGTAAACATCGTTGTTGGGAGCTACATAAGCAACATGTTTGAAGACAG GCAAATTTTAATGGCATCTGAGATTATGGTCTTTCTTGGCATAATCCTGAGCTTCCACATTTTTGTGCCGTATTCTGTGCCACAATATGTAATTTCAGGACTCATAATGTTTGTCTCTGCAGAAGTTTTAGAGG GTGTCAACCTGTCACTTCTCTCTCGGGTTATGTCATCGAGACTTGCTCGTGGTACATACAATGGAGGATTGTTATCAACTGAAGCAGGGACAATTGCTCGAGTGATTGCTGATGCCACTATAACACTGGCAGGGTACTTGGGTGAGAGTAGGCTGCTCAATATTACTTTACTTCCTTCACTCGTCATCTGCATAACATCAATTTTTGCCACATGTTATACCTATAATTCATTATATTGA